From Macaca mulatta isolate MMU2019108-1 chromosome 1, T2T-MMU8v2.0, whole genome shotgun sequence, the proteins below share one genomic window:
- the SERINC2 gene encoding serine incorporator 2 isoform X1 — protein MGACLGACSLLSCASCLCGSAPCILCSCCPASRNSTVSRLIFTFFLFLGVLVCIIMLSPGVESQLYKLPWVCEEGAGIPTVLQGHIDCGSLLGYRAVYRMCFATAAFFFFFTLVMLCVSSSRDPRAAIQNGFWFFKFLILVGLTVGAFYIPDGSFSNIWFYFGVVGSFLFILIQLVLLIDFAHSWNQRWLGKAEECDSRAWYAGLLFFTLLFYLLSIAAVVLMFIYYTKPSGCHEGKVFISLNLTFCVCVSIAAVLPKVQDAQPNSGLLQASVITLYTMFVTWSALSSVPEQKCNPHLPTQLGNETVMAGPEGYETQWWDAPSIVGLIIFLLCTLFISLRSSDHRQVNSLMQTEEGPPMLEATQQQQQQVAACEGRAFDNEQDGVTYSYSFFHFCLVLASLHIMMTLTNWYKPGETRKMISTWTAVWVKICASWAGLLLYLWTLVAPLLLRNRDFS, from the exons ATGGGGGCCTGCCTGGGAGCCTGCTCCCTGCTCAGCTGC GCGTCCTGCCTCTGCGGCTCTGCCCCCTGCATCCTGTGCAGCTGCTGCCCTGCCAGTCGCAACTCCACCGTGAGCCGCCTCATCTTCACGTTCTTCCTCTTCCTGGGGGTGCTGGTGTGCATCATTATGCTGAGCCCAGGCGTGGAGAGTCAGCTCTACAAG CTGCCCTGGGTGTGTGAGGAGGGGGCTGGGATCCCCACCGTCCTGCAGGGCCACATCGACTGTGGCTCCCTGCTTGGCTACCGCGCTGTCTACCGCATGTGCTTCGCCACGGcagccttcttcttctttttcaccCTGGTCATGCTCTGCGTGAGCAGCAGCCGGGACCCCCGGGCTGCCATCCAGAATGG gttttggttcTTTAAGTTCCTGATCCTGGTGGGCCTCACCGTGGGTGCCTTCTACATCCCTGACGGCTCCTTCTCCAACA TCTGGTTCTACTTTGGCGTCGTGGGCTCCTTCCTCTTCATCCTCATCCAGCTGGTGCTGCTCATCGACTTTGCACACTCCTGGAACCAGCGGTGGCTGGGCAAGGCTGAGGAGTGCGACTCCCGCGCCTGGTACGCAG GCCTCCTCTTCTTCACTCTCCTCTTCTACTTGCTGTCGATCGCGGCCGTGGTGCTGATGTTCATCTACTACACTAAGCCCAGCGGCTGCCACGAGGGCAAGGTCTTCATCAGTCTCAACCTCACCTTCTGTGTCTGCGTGTCCATTGCTGCTGTCCTGCCCAAGGTCCAG GACGCCCAGCCCAACTCGGGTCTGCTGCAGGCCTCAGTCATCACCCTCTATACCATGTTTGTCACCTGGTCAGCCCTATCCAGTGTCCCTG AACAGAAATGCAACCCCCACTTGCCAACCCAGCTGGGCAATGAGACGGTCATGGCAGGCCCTGAGGGCTATGAGACCCAGTGGTGGGATGCCCCGAGCATTGTGGGCCTCATCATCTTCCTCCTGTGCACCCTCTTCATCAG TCTGCGCTCCTCAGACCACCGGCAGGTGAACAGCCTGATGCAGACTGAGGAGGGCCCACCTATGCTAGAGGccacacagcagcagcagcagcaggtggCAGCCTGTGAGGGCCGGGCCTTTGACAACGAGCAGGATGGCGTCACCTACAGCTACTCCTTCTTCCACTTCTGCCTGGTGCTGGCCTCACTGCACATCATGATGACGCTCACCAACTGGTACAA GCCGGGCGAGACCCGGAAGATGATCAGCACGTGGACCGCCGTGTGGGTGAAGATCTGTGCCAGCTGGGCGGGGCTGCTCCTCTACCTGTGGACCCTGGTAGCCCCACTCCTCCTGCGCAACCGCGACTTCAGTTGA
- the SERINC2 gene encoding serine incorporator 2 isoform X2, producing the protein MLSPGVESQLYKLPWVCEEGAGIPTVLQGHIDCGSLLGYRAVYRMCFATAAFFFFFTLVMLCVSSSRDPRAAIQNGFWFFKFLILVGLTVGAFYIPDGSFSNIWFYFGVVGSFLFILIQLVLLIDFAHSWNQRWLGKAEECDSRAWYAGLLFFTLLFYLLSIAAVVLMFIYYTKPSGCHEGKVFISLNLTFCVCVSIAAVLPKVQDAQPNSGLLQASVITLYTMFVTWSALSSVPEQKCNPHLPTQLGNETVMAGPEGYETQWWDAPSIVGLIIFLLCTLFISLRSSDHRQVNSLMQTEEGPPMLEATQQQQQQVAACEGRAFDNEQDGVTYSYSFFHFCLVLASLHIMMTLTNWYKPGETRKMISTWTAVWVKICASWAGLLLYLWTLVAPLLLRNRDFS; encoded by the exons ATGCTGAGCCCAGGCGTGGAGAGTCAGCTCTACAAG CTGCCCTGGGTGTGTGAGGAGGGGGCTGGGATCCCCACCGTCCTGCAGGGCCACATCGACTGTGGCTCCCTGCTTGGCTACCGCGCTGTCTACCGCATGTGCTTCGCCACGGcagccttcttcttctttttcaccCTGGTCATGCTCTGCGTGAGCAGCAGCCGGGACCCCCGGGCTGCCATCCAGAATGG gttttggttcTTTAAGTTCCTGATCCTGGTGGGCCTCACCGTGGGTGCCTTCTACATCCCTGACGGCTCCTTCTCCAACA TCTGGTTCTACTTTGGCGTCGTGGGCTCCTTCCTCTTCATCCTCATCCAGCTGGTGCTGCTCATCGACTTTGCACACTCCTGGAACCAGCGGTGGCTGGGCAAGGCTGAGGAGTGCGACTCCCGCGCCTGGTACGCAG GCCTCCTCTTCTTCACTCTCCTCTTCTACTTGCTGTCGATCGCGGCCGTGGTGCTGATGTTCATCTACTACACTAAGCCCAGCGGCTGCCACGAGGGCAAGGTCTTCATCAGTCTCAACCTCACCTTCTGTGTCTGCGTGTCCATTGCTGCTGTCCTGCCCAAGGTCCAG GACGCCCAGCCCAACTCGGGTCTGCTGCAGGCCTCAGTCATCACCCTCTATACCATGTTTGTCACCTGGTCAGCCCTATCCAGTGTCCCTG AACAGAAATGCAACCCCCACTTGCCAACCCAGCTGGGCAATGAGACGGTCATGGCAGGCCCTGAGGGCTATGAGACCCAGTGGTGGGATGCCCCGAGCATTGTGGGCCTCATCATCTTCCTCCTGTGCACCCTCTTCATCAG TCTGCGCTCCTCAGACCACCGGCAGGTGAACAGCCTGATGCAGACTGAGGAGGGCCCACCTATGCTAGAGGccacacagcagcagcagcagcaggtggCAGCCTGTGAGGGCCGGGCCTTTGACAACGAGCAGGATGGCGTCACCTACAGCTACTCCTTCTTCCACTTCTGCCTGGTGCTGGCCTCACTGCACATCATGATGACGCTCACCAACTGGTACAA GCCGGGCGAGACCCGGAAGATGATCAGCACGTGGACCGCCGTGTGGGTGAAGATCTGTGCCAGCTGGGCGGGGCTGCTCCTCTACCTGTGGACCCTGGTAGCCCCACTCCTCCTGCGCAACCGCGACTTCAGTTGA